In Pseudovibrio brasiliensis, the following are encoded in one genomic region:
- a CDS encoding adenine phosphoribosyltransferase, with protein sequence MTDTLNTISEELIASIRTIPDYPKEGILFRDITTLLSDPRAFRRAVDALVQPWAGSKIEQVAGIEARGFILGGAVAHQLSAGFLPVRKKGKLPFKTIEQEYELEYGTDTIEIHCDAVKPGEKVILVDDLIATGGTAEAAVKLLRSAGADIVAACFIVDLPELQGRAKLEALDVPVRTLVEFPGH encoded by the coding sequence ATGACTGACACACTGAACACAATCTCAGAGGAGCTGATCGCGTCCATTCGCACGATCCCGGACTATCCGAAGGAAGGTATCCTGTTCCGCGATATCACGACGCTTCTGAGTGATCCTCGTGCGTTCCGCCGTGCGGTTGATGCACTGGTGCAGCCGTGGGCTGGCTCGAAGATTGAGCAGGTTGCTGGTATTGAAGCACGTGGCTTCATTCTGGGTGGTGCTGTTGCTCACCAGTTGTCTGCTGGTTTCCTGCCTGTGCGCAAGAAAGGTAAGCTGCCGTTCAAGACCATCGAACAAGAGTATGAGCTTGAGTATGGCACAGACACCATTGAGATCCACTGTGATGCTGTAAAGCCGGGTGAGAAGGTTATTCTAGTTGATGACCTGATTGCGACTGGTGGAACGGCAGAGGCGGCTGTGAAGCTGCTGAGAAGTGCTGGTGCTGACATTGTGGCGGCTTGCTTCATTGTCGATTTGCCAGAACTGCAAGGACGTGCAAAACTGGAAGCTCTGGACGTTCCTGTCAGGACATTGGTGGAGTTTCCCGGTCATTGA
- a CDS encoding cytochrome c1 translates to MKNLMFKSARALAVVAGLAVAGPALAAGDAPHVEKQPWSFAGPFGQFDKAQLQRGFQVYQEVCSSCHGLSLVAFRNLAEEGGPGFSVDEVKALAAEYSIEDGPDDEGEMFERDGKPFDKFPSPFANEQAARASNNGAYPPDLSLMAKARAVTRGFPWFVLDIATQYQENGPDYLYGLLTGYHEAPEGVEVPEGQYYNTGFIAGKTLAMAPPLSDELVEYSDGSPMTTDQYARDVSAFLMWAAEPHLEARKRIGFGVMAFLILFASLLYFTKRKIWSNVDH, encoded by the coding sequence ATGAAAAATCTAATGTTCAAAAGCGCTCGTGCACTCGCTGTTGTTGCAGGTCTTGCAGTGGCAGGCCCAGCTCTTGCAGCTGGTGATGCTCCGCACGTTGAGAAGCAGCCTTGGTCTTTTGCTGGTCCTTTCGGTCAGTTTGACAAAGCGCAGCTGCAGCGTGGTTTTCAGGTGTACCAGGAAGTATGTTCTTCCTGTCACGGTCTGAGCCTCGTTGCATTCCGTAACCTCGCTGAGGAAGGCGGACCTGGCTTCTCCGTCGATGAAGTTAAAGCTCTTGCAGCTGAGTACTCCATCGAAGATGGTCCGGATGATGAAGGTGAAATGTTCGAGCGCGACGGCAAGCCGTTCGACAAGTTCCCTTCTCCGTTCGCGAACGAGCAGGCAGCACGTGCTTCCAATAACGGTGCTTACCCACCAGACCTGTCTCTGATGGCTAAAGCCCGCGCAGTGACCCGCGGTTTCCCATGGTTCGTTCTGGATATTGCTACGCAGTATCAGGAAAACGGCCCGGATTACCTCTACGGCCTGCTGACTGGTTACCACGAAGCTCCTGAGGGCGTTGAAGTTCCAGAAGGTCAGTACTACAACACCGGCTTCATCGCTGGTAAGACGCTTGCAATGGCGCCACCACTCTCTGACGAGCTGGTTGAGTACTCCGACGGTTCTCCGATGACTACTGATCAGTACGCTCGTGACGTTTCTGCATTCCTGATGTGGGCAGCTGAGCCTCATCTGGAAGCACGTAAGCGTATCGGCTTCGGCGTCATGGCATTCCTGATCCTGTTTGCATCTTTGTTGTACTTCACAAAGCGCAAGATCTGGAGCAATGTAGACCACTAA
- a CDS encoding DeoR/GlpR family DNA-binding transcription regulator, which translates to MINDLMVDVLANLVKRHRRISLTAAADILGMDFEELTSLAKVLSEREEFELFDNSICFLMPRDQDAYRVRLRSHYIEKYAIGRLAASFIQEGDHVVVESGSTMTILAQHLAQVEQIRVSTNSYAVASMIIGAETAADIHVIGGHLYTDGQGALGPIALDTVAGLNADWGIICPVGLSAEGDLMYYVEEEAKFARAVMASCKRTMVLCNSSKIGVPSRFVANSCAQADMLIVDSGVEPSILDSLVAQGVKDVHVADVEAEASSEIVLLDI; encoded by the coding sequence ATGATTAATGACTTAATGGTGGACGTTCTGGCCAATCTGGTGAAACGCCACAGACGTATTTCTTTGACTGCTGCTGCAGATATTTTGGGAATGGACTTTGAAGAGCTCACAAGTCTGGCAAAGGTTTTGTCAGAGCGTGAGGAGTTTGAGCTCTTTGACAATTCAATATGTTTTCTTATGCCGCGAGATCAGGATGCTTATCGGGTGAGGCTGAGGAGCCATTACATCGAGAAGTATGCCATTGGACGTCTTGCTGCTTCTTTCATTCAGGAAGGCGACCATGTGGTCGTTGAATCCGGAAGTACCATGACCATTCTTGCGCAGCACCTTGCGCAGGTTGAGCAGATTAGGGTTTCGACCAACTCCTATGCGGTTGCCTCCATGATTATTGGAGCGGAGACAGCTGCGGATATTCATGTGATTGGTGGGCACCTTTATACGGACGGGCAGGGGGCGTTGGGTCCGATTGCTCTGGATACAGTTGCTGGACTGAACGCGGACTGGGGGATTATTTGTCCCGTTGGTTTGTCTGCGGAAGGCGATCTTATGTACTACGTGGAGGAAGAGGCCAAGTTTGCGCGGGCTGTGATGGCCTCCTGCAAGCGGACGATGGTTCTGTGTAACTCCAGCAAGATTGGCGTGCCGAGCCGCTTTGTGGCCAACTCCTGCGCTCAGGCGGATATGCTGATTGTCGACAGTGGTGTTGAGCCGAGCATTTTGGATAGCCTCGTTGCTCAGGGCGTGAAGGACGTGCACGTGGCTGATGTGGAAGCGGAAGCTTCCAGTGAAATTGTATTGCTAGATATCTGA
- a CDS encoding GNAT family N-acetyltransferase has product MSIQVRAIEPEDREQVVELLVNRWTSPEQLLDGEMVDASKLPGYLALDDGRLVGMITLIKREQEWEILTLDSLQRWGGIGTLLLDASVDAARKEGIGRIMVRTSNDNLDAFRFYQRRSFRLEKVVQGVIDEERKLKPEIPVTGLHGIPLRDEVIFGRDITGNRS; this is encoded by the coding sequence GTGTCAATCCAAGTAAGAGCAATTGAGCCAGAAGATCGAGAGCAGGTTGTTGAGCTGCTCGTGAACCGGTGGACTAGTCCTGAGCAGTTGCTTGATGGCGAGATGGTGGATGCATCCAAGTTGCCGGGATACCTTGCTCTGGATGACGGTCGTCTGGTTGGCATGATTACGCTGATCAAACGCGAGCAGGAATGGGAGATCCTTACTCTCGATTCGCTGCAGCGCTGGGGTGGTATCGGAACGCTTCTTTTGGATGCTTCTGTTGATGCTGCTCGTAAGGAGGGTATTGGCCGCATCATGGTGCGCACCTCCAACGACAATCTGGATGCATTTCGGTTTTATCAGAGACGTAGCTTCCGTTTAGAGAAAGTCGTTCAGGGCGTCATCGATGAAGAACGTAAGTTAAAACCCGAAATACCAGTCACAGGTCTGCACGGAATACCGTTGCGTGATGAGGTGATTTTTGGTCGGGACATAACCGGGAATCGATCTTAG
- the bluB gene encoding 5,6-dimethylbenzimidazole synthase, whose amino-acid sequence MNDAFVEQGPQFSEAFNQDFELLLKWRRDVRHFKQDMIDRETVEELLRLTDLSPSVGNSQPWRFIEVSQPSNREAVYLNFQQANAEALTGYKGERAESYAKLKLQGLTDAPLQFAVFCDLEPTQGAGLGRQTMPETLAYSCVSAINCLWLAARAKGIGVGWVSILNPDGVGKLFGVPDSWKFVAYLCIGYPIENNLTPELQRTGWQARTATELRMLKDIDLVRPEAKQESSSCQSK is encoded by the coding sequence TTGAATGACGCCTTTGTAGAGCAAGGCCCGCAGTTTTCTGAGGCCTTTAACCAAGATTTTGAATTGCTTTTGAAATGGCGCAGGGATGTGCGCCATTTCAAGCAAGACATGATTGATCGCGAAACCGTTGAAGAGCTTTTGCGATTAACTGATCTTTCCCCAAGCGTTGGCAACAGTCAGCCGTGGCGCTTTATCGAGGTAAGCCAGCCCTCAAACCGAGAGGCGGTGTATCTCAATTTCCAACAGGCAAATGCAGAGGCCCTGACGGGCTACAAGGGAGAGCGTGCGGAGAGCTATGCCAAGCTCAAGCTGCAGGGTTTGACCGACGCTCCGCTGCAGTTTGCCGTTTTTTGTGATCTTGAACCAACACAGGGAGCAGGGCTGGGACGGCAGACCATGCCGGAGACGCTGGCCTATTCTTGTGTTAGCGCAATTAACTGCCTTTGGCTTGCTGCTAGAGCGAAAGGCATTGGCGTTGGTTGGGTGTCTATTCTCAATCCAGATGGTGTCGGAAAGCTGTTTGGCGTTCCTGATAGCTGGAAGTTCGTAGCCTATCTGTGCATTGGTTACCCGATTGAGAATAACCTGACGCCCGAACTTCAACGCACCGGCTGGCAGGCACGTACTGCCACTGAATTGCGAATGTTAAAAGATATTGATCTAGTTAGGCCAGAAGCCAAACAGGAGTCTTCTTCGTGTCAATCCAAGTAA
- a CDS encoding 50S ribosomal protein L25/general stress protein Ctc — protein sequence MANSYELKAQVRERAGKGAARAARREGLVPAVIYGDKKEAVSINLPLKEATMTLHKGGFLSHVGTIDLNGEKTSVIAKDFQLHPVKDTLMHVDFLRVSADATLTVEIPVKFLNEETSPGLKRGGVINVVRHTVEMTVPANAIPEALEIDLGEADLGSSQHISAVKLPAGCAPTITDRDFTISTIAAPAGLKEADEASEEGEGEE from the coding sequence ATGGCAAACAGCTATGAGCTGAAAGCACAGGTGCGTGAACGGGCCGGCAAGGGGGCCGCTCGTGCGGCTCGTCGTGAAGGTCTTGTACCAGCAGTAATCTACGGCGACAAAAAAGAAGCAGTATCCATCAACCTGCCTCTTAAAGAAGCAACCATGACCCTTCATAAGGGCGGTTTCCTGTCTCACGTCGGCACAATCGACCTGAACGGCGAAAAAACTTCTGTAATCGCAAAAGACTTCCAGCTGCATCCGGTTAAAGACACCCTGATGCACGTTGACTTCCTGCGCGTTTCTGCAGACGCTACTCTGACAGTTGAAATCCCAGTGAAGTTCCTGAACGAAGAAACTTCCCCTGGTCTGAAGCGCGGTGGTGTTATCAACGTTGTTCGTCACACCGTTGAAATGACTGTTCCAGCGAATGCTATCCCAGAAGCTCTCGAAATCGATCTTGGTGAAGCAGACCTCGGCTCTTCCCAGCACATCTCTGCTGTTAAGCTGCCAGCTGGTTGCGCACCAACCATCACTGACCGTGACTTCACCATCTCCACCATTGCAGCTCCTGCAGGTCTGAAAGAAGCTGACGAAGCTTCTGAAGAAGGTGAAGGCGAAGAGTAA
- the pth gene encoding aminoacyl-tRNA hydrolase has protein sequence MKLFVGLGNPGPKYENNRHNIGFMAADEIHRRHSSFSPWRARFQAHVSEGTLAGEKVLLMKPTTYMNESGRSVGEALRFYKLTPQDVVVLYDELDLPPAKFRLKNGGGHGGHNGLRSITAHITDAYRRVRLGIGHPGHKDRVHQWVLGDFAKADQEWLEPLLEAVADNASLLAQHQDNQFANKVTLATRPEGSGKPYKKESSRDAAAKKKQDTAKPETEKKPAPKATGYQDKEANKKGPLASALEQLFGSKGQE, from the coding sequence ATGAAGCTGTTTGTCGGCCTCGGTAATCCAGGCCCTAAATACGAGAATAATCGTCACAATATCGGGTTCATGGCGGCTGATGAAATTCATCGCCGCCATAGCTCATTCAGCCCATGGCGGGCTCGCTTTCAGGCACATGTTTCTGAAGGCACATTGGCAGGCGAAAAAGTTCTGCTCATGAAGCCAACAACCTACATGAACGAAAGTGGTCGTTCCGTAGGCGAAGCACTCCGTTTCTACAAACTCACCCCTCAAGATGTGGTCGTGCTCTATGACGAGCTGGACCTGCCTCCTGCCAAGTTCCGCCTGAAAAACGGCGGTGGTCATGGCGGACACAATGGTCTGCGCTCCATCACAGCACACATCACAGATGCCTATCGCCGTGTTCGCCTCGGCATCGGCCACCCGGGCCATAAGGACCGCGTGCATCAGTGGGTCTTGGGTGACTTTGCAAAAGCGGATCAGGAGTGGCTGGAACCTCTTTTAGAGGCTGTCGCAGACAACGCCTCACTCCTTGCTCAGCATCAGGACAACCAGTTCGCCAACAAGGTGACACTGGCAACCCGCCCGGAAGGCTCTGGCAAACCTTATAAAAAGGAAAGCTCACGCGACGCGGCTGCAAAGAAAAAGCAGGACACCGCCAAGCCTGAGACAGAAAAAAAGCCAGCACCTAAAGCAACCGGCTATCAGGACAAAGAAGCTAACAAAAAAGGGCCGCTCGCCTCAGCGCTTGAGCAGCTATTTGGATCGAAAGGACAAGAGTAA
- the ychF gene encoding redox-regulated ATPase YchF, translating to MGFQCGIVGLPNVGKSTLFNALTKTAAAQAANYPFCTIEPNTGDVAVPDPRQSKIAAIAQSKEIIPTRLTFVDIAGLVRGASKGEGLGNQFLANIREVDAIAHVLRCFENDDITHVDGKIDPIADAETVETELMVSDMESLEKRIAPLEKKAKSGDKDAKAALPIMEQALAILQDGKPVRALGLTDPEEIKQLKMLNLLTSKPVLYVCNVEEESADKGNSLSAKVQAMAEEQGAASVVISAAIEAEIAQLEDEEQREYMADMGLEEPGLDRLIRAGYGLLELITYFTAGPKETRAWTIVAGTKAPQAAGVIHTDFERGFIRAQTIAYNDYVELGGESPAKEAGKARDEGKEYIVQDGDVLLFKFNT from the coding sequence ATGGGTTTTCAGTGCGGCATCGTCGGCTTGCCTAACGTTGGTAAGTCTACCCTCTTCAACGCTCTGACCAAGACAGCAGCAGCTCAGGCAGCAAACTATCCGTTCTGCACCATTGAGCCGAACACCGGTGACGTTGCTGTTCCGGATCCACGTCAGTCCAAGATCGCTGCAATTGCGCAGTCCAAGGAAATCATCCCGACCCGTCTGACCTTCGTGGACATTGCAGGTCTGGTACGCGGCGCATCCAAGGGTGAAGGTCTGGGTAACCAGTTCCTCGCAAACATCCGCGAAGTAGACGCGATCGCACATGTTCTGCGTTGCTTCGAAAACGATGACATCACGCACGTGGATGGCAAGATCGATCCAATCGCTGATGCCGAAACTGTCGAAACCGAACTGATGGTTTCTGACATGGAAAGCCTCGAAAAGCGCATCGCACCGCTCGAGAAAAAAGCGAAGTCAGGCGACAAAGACGCAAAAGCAGCTCTTCCAATTATGGAACAGGCTCTTGCGATCCTTCAGGACGGTAAGCCAGTACGCGCACTCGGCCTGACTGACCCAGAAGAAATCAAGCAGCTGAAAATGCTCAACCTGCTGACTTCCAAGCCAGTCCTCTACGTGTGTAACGTGGAAGAAGAATCCGCAGACAAAGGCAACAGCCTGTCTGCAAAGGTTCAGGCCATGGCAGAAGAGCAGGGCGCAGCCTCTGTTGTTATCTCTGCGGCTATTGAAGCTGAAATCGCTCAGCTGGAAGACGAAGAGCAGCGTGAGTACATGGCAGATATGGGTCTGGAAGAGCCTGGCCTCGACCGCCTGATCCGCGCTGGTTACGGCCTTCTGGAACTGATCACCTACTTCACAGCAGGTCCAAAAGAAACCCGCGCATGGACCATTGTTGCTGGTACGAAAGCACCTCAGGCAGCTGGTGTGATCCACACCGACTTTGAACGCGGCTTCATCCGCGCGCAGACCATCGCATACAACGACTACGTTGAGTTGGGTGGCGAGAGCCCTGCGAAAGAAGCTGGCAAGGCACGTGACGAAGGTAAGGAATACATTGTTCAGGACGGCGACGTACTGCTGTTCAAGTTCAACACCTGA
- a CDS encoding DeoR/GlpR family DNA-binding transcription regulator, protein MIVRIIELVRRYRTIRLSLLATVLDCSVDEILYAVDGLENNAIMRVRGNSLVSNEAIAESDISVRMHSRFAEKNAVGKLAASLIKDGDHLLIEAGSTLSLFANHLKEKKDLSVATTSPLIAESLVRHSRACSVELIGGRLAAHTTALHGEETMARIRDLEVDWTILSPTSMCIHKGACYFHKVDAETSLLMQRSAKKTMMLSDSSKLGVPSRYTAQTMQGVDVFITDNNGELGFAEIEHHLKKARVFHAISEDADSEDFILLNS, encoded by the coding sequence GTGATCGTCCGCATAATCGAATTGGTGCGACGCTATAGAACGATACGGCTCTCCTTACTGGCCACTGTCCTGGATTGCTCTGTCGATGAGATCCTGTATGCGGTAGATGGGCTGGAAAACAATGCCATCATGCGCGTGCGGGGTAACTCGCTGGTTTCCAATGAAGCCATCGCCGAGAGCGACATCAGCGTGCGCATGCATTCCCGCTTTGCAGAGAAGAACGCCGTTGGAAAACTGGCGGCCAGCCTGATCAAGGATGGCGATCATCTTCTGATTGAAGCAGGGAGTACGCTATCCCTTTTTGCCAATCATCTGAAAGAGAAGAAAGACCTGTCCGTTGCGACCACCAGTCCGCTGATTGCTGAGAGCCTTGTGCGGCACAGCCGGGCGTGCAGCGTGGAGCTGATTGGGGGCAGGCTGGCAGCTCATACGACCGCGCTTCATGGTGAAGAGACGATGGCGCGCATTCGCGATCTGGAGGTTGATTGGACCATTTTGAGCCCCACCAGCATGTGCATTCACAAAGGGGCCTGCTATTTCCATAAGGTTGATGCTGAAACGAGCTTATTGATGCAGCGTAGTGCGAAGAAAACTATGATGCTCAGTGATAGTTCTAAGTTAGGTGTCCCCAGCCGCTATACTGCGCAAACAATGCAAGGTGTAGATGTCTTTATTACTGATAATAATGGAGAATTAGGTTTTGCTGAAATAGAGCATCATCTTAAAAAAGCTCGCGTTTTTCATGCGATTTCAGAAGATGCTGACAGCGAAGATTTTATTCTCTTGAATAGTTGA
- a CDS encoding ribose-phosphate pyrophosphokinase, which yields MKIVAGNSNRALAEQISKYLDVPLAKCQVRRFADQEIYVEIQENVRGEDVFVIQPTSYPANDHLMELLIIIDALRRSSARRITAVVPYFGYARQDRKSAPRTPISAKLVSNLITNAGADRVLTLDLHAAQIQGFFDIPTDNLYGAPVMTRDIKERYDTTNVMVVSPDVGGVVRARALAKRIDAPLSIVDKRRDKPGESEVMNIIGDVSGYDCILVDDIVDSGGTLCNAAEALLNAGAKSVTAYITHGVLSGGAVARVSASKLKELVITDSIEPTAAVQAAPNIRTISIAPLMGEAINRTSQERSVSSLFDS from the coding sequence ATGAAAATCGTCGCGGGTAACTCCAATCGCGCGCTGGCTGAGCAAATTTCAAAGTATCTTGATGTACCATTGGCGAAGTGCCAGGTTCGCCGCTTTGCAGACCAAGAAATCTACGTTGAAATCCAGGAGAACGTACGCGGTGAAGACGTCTTTGTCATTCAGCCTACAAGCTATCCGGCTAATGACCATTTGATGGAACTGCTCATCATTATTGATGCGCTTCGTCGTTCCTCAGCACGTCGTATTACAGCAGTGGTTCCATACTTTGGCTACGCCCGTCAGGATCGTAAGTCTGCACCTCGCACACCAATTTCTGCGAAACTTGTCTCCAACCTGATCACCAATGCTGGCGCGGATCGAGTTCTCACACTTGACCTGCACGCTGCGCAGATTCAGGGCTTCTTCGACATTCCAACCGACAACCTTTACGGCGCGCCTGTGATGACCCGTGACATCAAAGAGCGCTACGACACAACCAATGTCATGGTTGTTTCTCCGGATGTTGGCGGCGTGGTTCGCGCACGTGCACTTGCAAAGCGCATCGATGCTCCTCTGTCCATCGTTGATAAGCGTCGCGACAAGCCTGGAGAATCCGAAGTCATGAACATCATCGGTGATGTAAGTGGCTACGACTGTATCCTCGTGGACGACATCGTGGACTCTGGTGGAACACTCTGTAACGCAGCAGAAGCTCTGCTCAACGCTGGTGCAAAATCTGTAACCGCTTACATCACGCACGGCGTGTTGTCCGGTGGCGCAGTTGCACGCGTTTCCGCATCCAAGCTTAAGGAACTGGTGATCACCGATTCCATCGAGCCAACCGCTGCTGTGCAGGCTGCTCCGAACATCCGCACCATTTCTATCGCCCCACTGATGGGCGAAGCGATCAACCGCACATCGCAGGAACGTTCTGTTTCCAGCTTGTTCGATTCATAA
- a CDS encoding S-methyl-5'-thioadenosine phosphorylase: protein MQAVLGIIGGSGLYNIPGFENARWERIESPWGEPSDDVCIGEIDGLKVVFLPRHGRGHVHSPSEINYRANIDVLKRAGVTDLISVSACGSLKEEYAPGTFVLVDQFIDRTFAREKSFFGTGCVAHVSVADPVSPLLVDVVEGACQEEGLTYSRGGTYLAMEGPQFSSKAESHLYRSWGCDVIGMTNMPEAKLAREAEISYSTVAMVTDYDSWHADHGNVDINAIIKVLHENVESAQKLVLAVARKLPREHQQCPIGSNTALDFAIMTAEDKRDPELLAKLDAVAGRVLKK from the coding sequence ATGCAGGCGGTTCTGGGTATTATCGGAGGTTCTGGCCTCTACAATATTCCTGGTTTTGAAAATGCCCGATGGGAGCGGATTGAAAGCCCATGGGGTGAGCCAAGCGATGATGTCTGTATTGGCGAGATTGATGGCCTGAAGGTTGTCTTCCTGCCGCGTCACGGTCGTGGCCACGTGCATTCTCCGAGCGAGATCAACTACCGCGCCAACATTGACGTGCTAAAGCGTGCTGGAGTGACGGATCTGATTTCTGTCAGTGCCTGTGGCTCTTTGAAAGAAGAGTATGCGCCGGGAACGTTCGTGCTGGTTGATCAGTTTATTGACCGGACGTTTGCCCGTGAGAAGAGCTTCTTTGGCACTGGCTGTGTGGCGCACGTCTCTGTAGCGGACCCAGTTTCACCGTTACTGGTGGATGTGGTGGAAGGTGCCTGTCAAGAAGAGGGCCTTACGTATAGCCGCGGTGGGACTTATCTGGCTATGGAAGGGCCGCAGTTTTCTTCTAAAGCTGAGAGCCATCTATATCGTTCCTGGGGCTGTGATGTGATTGGCATGACGAACATGCCGGAAGCAAAGCTGGCCCGAGAAGCAGAAATCAGCTACTCAACAGTGGCTATGGTGACGGATTACGACAGCTGGCATGCTGATCATGGCAATGTCGATATCAATGCGATCATCAAGGTTCTGCATGAGAACGTGGAAAGCGCTCAGAAGCTTGTGCTGGCGGTGGCCCGCAAACTGCCGAGAGAACATCAGCAATGCCCGATTGGCTCCAACACTGCGCTCGACTTTGCGATTATGACTGCTGAGGACAAACGAGATCCTGAGCTGCTTGCAAAGCTTGATGCTGTTGCCGGGCGTGTGCTGAAAAAATAA
- a CDS encoding M24 family metallopeptidase, which produces MDWEKTMALHFSPEEFAERRAALDAKLKERNLDCLLIFAQESMYWLTGFDTFGYCFFQCLIYRPGEEPILLTRSADLRQARNTSNLKDIRLWMDVAGKSPVGQVKELLFDLDLLGTRIGVEYDTHGLTAANGRLLDESLHSFADVDDASDIIKELRLVKSPTELEYVRTAGKLADQAFLAAMEEIKPGADEGRILAKMQSTIFEGGGDYPANEFVIGSGPDALLCRYKSGRRTLSENDQLTLEWAGVYRHYHAAAIRTVILGEPTPRHLELHQAAKDAMIAVEQAMQVGNTFGDLFAAHAHILDDRGLMPHRLNACGYSLGARFTPSWMEPPYMAFKENAHEIQENMVLFMHMIIMDSDSETAMTLGQTYITHEDGPESLSQLSLDLPVKAG; this is translated from the coding sequence ATGGATTGGGAGAAAACCATGGCCCTGCACTTTTCACCGGAAGAATTTGCTGAGCGCCGTGCTGCTCTGGACGCAAAACTCAAAGAGCGCAATCTGGACTGCCTGCTGATCTTCGCGCAGGAAAGCATGTATTGGCTGACGGGTTTCGACACCTTCGGCTACTGCTTCTTCCAATGCCTGATCTATCGCCCCGGCGAAGAGCCAATCCTCCTCACCCGCTCAGCAGACCTCAGACAGGCCCGTAACACCTCCAACCTCAAAGACATCCGCCTCTGGATGGATGTCGCTGGCAAATCTCCGGTTGGTCAGGTGAAAGAACTGCTGTTCGACCTCGACCTGCTCGGCACACGCATCGGCGTGGAGTACGACACCCACGGCCTCACCGCTGCCAATGGCCGCTTGCTCGACGAGTCTCTCCATTCCTTTGCAGACGTAGATGACGCCTCCGACATCATCAAGGAACTGCGTCTGGTCAAATCACCAACTGAGTTGGAGTATGTCAGAACCGCAGGCAAACTCGCCGACCAGGCCTTCCTCGCTGCTATGGAGGAGATCAAGCCGGGAGCTGATGAAGGCCGTATTCTGGCAAAGATGCAAAGTACCATCTTTGAGGGCGGCGGCGACTATCCCGCCAACGAGTTCGTCATTGGATCTGGCCCGGACGCCCTGCTCTGCCGCTACAAGTCAGGCCGCAGAACGCTCTCAGAAAATGATCAACTCACGCTGGAGTGGGCAGGCGTTTATCGCCACTATCACGCAGCCGCCATCCGCACCGTTATTCTGGGTGAACCGACCCCGCGCCATCTGGAGCTTCATCAAGCTGCAAAAGATGCGATGATTGCCGTTGAACAGGCCATGCAGGTTGGCAACACATTCGGCGATCTATTTGCCGCGCACGCTCATATTCTGGATGATCGCGGCCTGATGCCACACCGCCTCAATGCCTGCGGATATTCCCTTGGTGCCCGCTTCACACCAAGCTGGATGGAGCCGCCCTATATGGCCTTCAAAGAAAATGCACATGAAATTCAGGAAAACATGGTGTTGTTTATGCACATGATCATCATGGATTCCGACAGCGAAACCGCCATGACTTTGGGCCAAACTTACATCACACACGAAGATGGACCAGAAAGCTTATCACAGCTTTCTCTCGACCTCCCTGTGAAGGCAGGGTAA